The following proteins are co-located in the Sporolituus thermophilus DSM 23256 genome:
- a CDS encoding type II and III secretion system protein family protein, translated as MGKSRFCAVLLISICIMLTAATALANAALTVAVNQSRVLGFNGVQRVAVANPEIADVLVVSGTEVLVVGKAPGVTTLHVWTAYGRTTYEVEVGAADAKLAGEIRSILGYDGIRVSKVNRTVILEGTVDNQYQKARAEKLAAAYGDKVVNLLEVLRPVQVKIEAKVLEINRQKLKELGIKWGNSPGTPGTFAFGQSALNSKVGDVFGDLGGYADINAQLSALVKNGAVKVLSQPNVVTLSGDKASIMIGGQIPVPVAQDNNKITIEWKDYGIKLDIAPEVNGDGLIQSRVKAEVSSLDYNSASSIKLGAGMEIPPVRLRKAETAIALSSGQTMAIGGLIATETSKDVVKVPMLGDLPVLGQLFRSTSFRRGETELLVLITPLLVNPAEYLPATTREMAEFAQENPRGGK; from the coding sequence ATGGGCAAGAGCAGGTTTTGCGCAGTATTACTAATAAGCATTTGCATAATGCTGACGGCGGCGACCGCCCTGGCTAACGCCGCCCTGACCGTAGCGGTCAACCAGTCGCGGGTTCTTGGTTTCAACGGCGTGCAGCGGGTGGCGGTGGCTAACCCGGAAATCGCCGACGTGCTGGTCGTGTCGGGGACGGAAGTGCTGGTGGTTGGCAAGGCCCCCGGTGTTACGACGCTGCATGTCTGGACCGCGTATGGTCGCACCACCTATGAGGTTGAAGTAGGCGCCGCGGACGCGAAATTAGCGGGGGAAATCAGAAGCATCCTCGGCTATGACGGCATCCGGGTCAGCAAGGTCAACCGGACCGTCATCCTCGAAGGGACTGTCGACAACCAGTATCAAAAGGCCCGGGCGGAAAAACTGGCCGCCGCTTATGGCGACAAAGTAGTGAATCTCCTTGAAGTATTGCGGCCGGTGCAGGTCAAAATCGAGGCGAAAGTTCTTGAAATTAATCGGCAGAAGCTCAAAGAGCTGGGCATCAAATGGGGAAATAGCCCGGGCACGCCCGGAACTTTTGCCTTCGGCCAGTCGGCGCTGAACTCCAAGGTCGGGGATGTCTTCGGCGATCTTGGCGGGTATGCGGACATCAATGCCCAACTGTCGGCCCTGGTAAAAAACGGGGCGGTAAAAGTCCTTTCTCAGCCAAACGTGGTTACGCTGAGCGGCGATAAGGCCAGTATTATGATCGGCGGGCAGATTCCCGTACCCGTGGCCCAGGATAATAACAAAATCACCATTGAGTGGAAAGACTATGGCATCAAGCTGGATATCGCGCCCGAGGTCAATGGCGACGGCCTCATTCAGAGCAGGGTTAAGGCGGAAGTGAGCAGCCTCGACTATAACTCGGCAAGCAGTATAAAATTAGGGGCCGGTATGGAAATTCCGCCGGTGCGGCTGCGCAAGGCCGAAACGGCTATTGCCCTGTCGTCCGGTCAGACCATGGCGATCGGCGGCCTGATCGCTACCGAGACGAGCAAGGATGTTGTTAAAGTGCCGATGCTGGGCGACCTGCCGGTACTTGGCCAGCTGTTCCGCAGCACATCGTTCCGACGGGGCGAAACCGAACTGTTGGTACTGATCACGCCTTTGCTTGTCAATCCGGCCGAGTACCTGCCGGCGACAACCCGGGAGATGGCCGAGTTTGCCCAAGAAAACCCGCGGGGAGGAAAGTGA
- the cpaB gene encoding Flp pilus assembly protein CpaB, with product MKLSAKGVLVIALVLSLATAGLIYKYLQEATQKAPKDGVAVVVAKVDIPPKTKITAEMVSETKVPAEYVQPGAVHELTAAVGAIARDRILAGEQIAERRLVIQGKSAGFTGIIPPDKRAVTIAVTEVTGVAGFVKPGDYVDVVATFDQNTVGDNVSQIILQNVLVLAANRDAEAGAADGAKDKKDAVKTATVTLAVTPDEVAQLALAEDKGKVRLALRPYMPSAQVTLVNAVTPKDIVGAHTSPVQNVQSGETAPTPARPAPPAGQQPDDGGKGIQLIRGTKVETIPIQ from the coding sequence ATGAAATTGTCCGCTAAGGGAGTGCTGGTAATTGCCCTGGTGCTTAGTCTGGCAACAGCGGGCCTTATCTATAAATATCTGCAGGAAGCGACGCAGAAGGCGCCGAAGGACGGGGTAGCCGTCGTAGTGGCGAAAGTTGACATTCCGCCTAAGACCAAAATTACGGCGGAAATGGTTAGTGAGACGAAAGTTCCGGCCGAATATGTCCAGCCCGGGGCAGTCCACGAGCTGACAGCGGCTGTGGGCGCCATTGCCCGTGACCGGATCCTGGCCGGCGAGCAAATCGCCGAACGGCGGCTGGTCATTCAAGGCAAGTCGGCCGGGTTTACCGGCATCATCCCGCCGGACAAACGGGCGGTCACCATTGCCGTCACCGAAGTGACCGGGGTGGCGGGTTTTGTCAAACCCGGTGACTATGTCGATGTTGTGGCCACCTTCGACCAGAATACGGTAGGCGACAATGTTAGCCAAATCATTCTCCAGAACGTCCTGGTGCTGGCTGCCAACCGTGATGCGGAAGCAGGGGCGGCGGACGGGGCCAAAGATAAAAAGGATGCCGTCAAGACGGCGACGGTGACGCTCGCCGTTACGCCAGACGAAGTAGCCCAGTTGGCATTGGCCGAAGACAAGGGGAAGGTGCGCCTGGCCTTGCGTCCCTACATGCCCTCCGCCCAAGTTACGCTTGTTAACGCGGTAACACCGAAAGATATTGTCGGCGCCCATACCTCGCCGGTACAGAACGTACAGTCTGGTGAAACGGCGCCAACGCCGGCCCGGCCGGCGCCACCCGCCGGCCAGCAGCCGGATGATGGTGGCAAGGGGATTCAGCTTATTCGCGGTACCAAGGTGGAAACAATCCCCATCCAGTAA